A single window of Opisthocomus hoazin isolate bOpiHoa1 chromosome 5, bOpiHoa1.hap1, whole genome shotgun sequence DNA harbors:
- the RUFY3 gene encoding protein RUFY3 isoform X6 translates to MANERMNLMNMAKLSIKGLIESALNLGRTLDSDYAPLQQFFVVMEHCLKHGLKAKKTFLGQNKSFWGPLELVEKLVPEAAEITASVKDLPGLKTPVGRGRAWLRLALMQKKLSEYMKALINRKDLLSEFYEPNALMMEEEGAIIAGLLVGLNVIDANFCMKGEDLDSQVGVIDFSMYLKDGNSTKGSEGDGQITAILDQKNYVEELNRHLSATVNNLQAKVDALEKSNTKLTEELAVANNRIITLQEEMERVKEESSYILETNRKVTKDRTADGHALTEARKQLKEETQLRLDVEKELEAQIGMRQEMEIAMKMLEKDVCEKQDALVALRQQLDDLRALKHELSFKLQSSDMGVKQKSELNSRLEEKTNQMAATIKQLEQRLRQAEKDRQLAQQDNRLFKQEFGDKINSLQLEVEELSRQRSHLELELKRERDRWSHSHQRSQENKKGAKNWLRQDGKLKIQEENAKLKQSLREENSVLPHKLPSGAQEEQEQLPGPGNAEICQLCQEESSQSKKKNICKNCGGIFCEACSANELPLPSSINPERVCNPCHQQLIQQYSTSPL, encoded by the exons ATGGCTAATGAACGCATGAACCTGATGAATATGGCGAAACTGAGTATCAAGGGGTTGATTGAATCAGCGCTTAATCTGGGCAGGACGCTGGACTCTGACTACGCACCTCTTCAGCAGTTCTTCGTTGTGATGGAACATTGCCTTAAACATGGCTTGAAAG CCAAAAAGACTTTTCTTGGACAAAATAAGTCATTTTGGGGACCTCTAGAGCTAGTAGAAAAACTTGTTCCTGAAGCTGCAGAAATCACAGCAAGTGTTAAGGATCTCCCAGGGCTGAA GACACCTGTGGGTAGAGGAAGAGCTTGGCTTCGCCTGGCTCTAATGCAGAAGAAACTTTCAGAATACATGAAAGCCTTGATTAACAGAAAGGATCTTCTCAG TGAGTTTTATGAGCCTAATGCACTGATGATGGAAGAAGAAGGTGCGATCATTGCTGGCCTCCTAGTAGGTTTGAATGTCATCGATGCAAACTTCTGCATGAAAGGAGAAGACCTGGACTCACAG GTTGGAGTTATTGATTTCTCGATGTATTTGAAAGATGGCAACAGCACGAAAGGCAGTGAAGG AGATGGTCAGATAACTGCTATTTTGGACCAGAAGAACTATGTAGAAGAACTCAATAGACATTTAAG tgCTACGGTAAACAACCTACAGGCCAAGGTGGATGCCTTAGAAAAATCCAACACTAAACTGACCGAGGAG CTTGCAGTTGCAAACAACAGGATTATTACACTGCAGGAAGAGATGGAACGGGTTAAAGAGGAAAGCTCTTACATCTTAGAGACCAATCGTAAG GTAACTAAAGACAGAACTGCTGATGGGCATGCACTGACTGAGGCACGAAAACAGTTAAAGGAGGAGACTCAGCTGCGGCTG GATGTGGAGAAAGAGCTGGAGGCACAGATTGGGATGCGACAGGAGATGGAGATAGCCATGAAGATGCTGGAGAAAGATGTTTGCGAGAAGCAAGATGCGCTGGTGGCACTCAGACAGCAACTGGATGATCTCAGGGCCCTAAAGCATGAGCTGTCTTTCAAGCTGCAG AGTTCCGACATGGGAGTGAAACAGAAGAGTGAATTAAACAGCCgcttggaagaaaaaacaaatcagatgGCTGCCACCATCAAACAGCTTGAACAAAG ATTGCGACAGGCAGAGAAGGACCGTCAGTTGGCCCAGCAGGACAACCGTCTCTTCAAGCAGGAGTTCGGGGACAAAATCAACAGCCTCCAGCTAGAAGTGGAAGAGCTCTCCAGGCAGCG GAGCCACCTTGAACTGGAACTGAAGCGGGAAAGAGACAGATGGTCACACAGTCACCAGCGcagccaagaaaacaaaaaaggtgcaAAGAATTGGCTGAGACAG GATGGGAAGCTCAAAATCCAGGAAGAAAACGCTAAACTGAAACAGTCACTAAGAGAGGAGAACAGTGTCCTGCCACACAA GTTACCGAGCGGCGCACAGGAAGAGCAG GAACAGCTGCCAGGACCCGGAAACGCcgagatctgccagctctgccaggaagaaagcagccaaagcaaaaaaaag
- the RUFY3 gene encoding protein RUFY3 isoform X2 → MSALTPQSDMPTPTTDKITQAAMETIYLCKFRVSMDGEWLCLRELDDISLTPDPEPTHEDSWEDLTDVVEQLRDDTEDPNYLMANERMNLMNMAKLSIKGLIESALNLGRTLDSDYAPLQQFFVVMEHCLKHGLKAKKTFLGQNKSFWGPLELVEKLVPEAAEITASVKDLPGLKTPVGRGRAWLRLALMQKKLSEYMKALINRKDLLSEFYEPNALMMEEEGAIIAGLLVGLNVIDANFCMKGEDLDSQVGVIDFSMYLKDGNSTKGSEGDGQITAILDQKNYVEELNRHLSATVNNLQAKVDALEKSNTKLTEELAVANNRIITLQEEMERVKEESSYILETNRKVTKDRTADGHALTEARKQLKEETQLRLDVEKELEAQIGMRQEMEIAMKMLEKDVCEKQDALVALRQQLDDLRALKHELSFKLQSSDMGVKQKSELNSRLEEKTNQMAATIKQLEQRLRQAEKDRQLAQQDNRLFKQEFGDKINSLQLEVEELSRQRSHLELELKRERDRWSHSHQRSQENKKGAKNWLRQDGKLKIQEENAKLKQSLREENSVLPHKLPSGAQEEQEQLPGPGNAEICQLCQEESSQSKKKNICKNCGGIFCEACSANELPLPSSINPERVCNPCHQQLIQQYSTSPL, encoded by the exons ATGTCTGCTCTGACGCCTCAAAGCGACATGCCAACCCCCACTACAGACAAGATCACTCAGGCTGCCATGGAGACCATCTATCTTTGCAAATTCCGAGTGTCGATGGATGGAGAATGGCTCTGCTTGCGCGAGCTGGACGACATCTCGCTGACACCCGACCCAGAGCCTACCCACGAAG ACTCTTGGGAGGATTTGACAGATGTGGTGGAGCAATTGCGTGATGATACTGAAG ATCCTAACTATCTCATGGCTAATGAACGCATGAACCTGATGAATATGGCGAAACTGAGTATCAAGGGGTTGATTGAATCAGCGCTTAATCTGGGCAGGACGCTGGACTCTGACTACGCACCTCTTCAGCAGTTCTTCGTTGTGATGGAACATTGCCTTAAACATGGCTTGAAAG CCAAAAAGACTTTTCTTGGACAAAATAAGTCATTTTGGGGACCTCTAGAGCTAGTAGAAAAACTTGTTCCTGAAGCTGCAGAAATCACAGCAAGTGTTAAGGATCTCCCAGGGCTGAA GACACCTGTGGGTAGAGGAAGAGCTTGGCTTCGCCTGGCTCTAATGCAGAAGAAACTTTCAGAATACATGAAAGCCTTGATTAACAGAAAGGATCTTCTCAG TGAGTTTTATGAGCCTAATGCACTGATGATGGAAGAAGAAGGTGCGATCATTGCTGGCCTCCTAGTAGGTTTGAATGTCATCGATGCAAACTTCTGCATGAAAGGAGAAGACCTGGACTCACAG GTTGGAGTTATTGATTTCTCGATGTATTTGAAAGATGGCAACAGCACGAAAGGCAGTGAAGG AGATGGTCAGATAACTGCTATTTTGGACCAGAAGAACTATGTAGAAGAACTCAATAGACATTTAAG tgCTACGGTAAACAACCTACAGGCCAAGGTGGATGCCTTAGAAAAATCCAACACTAAACTGACCGAGGAG CTTGCAGTTGCAAACAACAGGATTATTACACTGCAGGAAGAGATGGAACGGGTTAAAGAGGAAAGCTCTTACATCTTAGAGACCAATCGTAAG GTAACTAAAGACAGAACTGCTGATGGGCATGCACTGACTGAGGCACGAAAACAGTTAAAGGAGGAGACTCAGCTGCGGCTG GATGTGGAGAAAGAGCTGGAGGCACAGATTGGGATGCGACAGGAGATGGAGATAGCCATGAAGATGCTGGAGAAAGATGTTTGCGAGAAGCAAGATGCGCTGGTGGCACTCAGACAGCAACTGGATGATCTCAGGGCCCTAAAGCATGAGCTGTCTTTCAAGCTGCAG AGTTCCGACATGGGAGTGAAACAGAAGAGTGAATTAAACAGCCgcttggaagaaaaaacaaatcagatgGCTGCCACCATCAAACAGCTTGAACAAAG ATTGCGACAGGCAGAGAAGGACCGTCAGTTGGCCCAGCAGGACAACCGTCTCTTCAAGCAGGAGTTCGGGGACAAAATCAACAGCCTCCAGCTAGAAGTGGAAGAGCTCTCCAGGCAGCG GAGCCACCTTGAACTGGAACTGAAGCGGGAAAGAGACAGATGGTCACACAGTCACCAGCGcagccaagaaaacaaaaaaggtgcaAAGAATTGGCTGAGACAG GATGGGAAGCTCAAAATCCAGGAAGAAAACGCTAAACTGAAACAGTCACTAAGAGAGGAGAACAGTGTCCTGCCACACAA GTTACCGAGCGGCGCACAGGAAGAGCAG GAACAGCTGCCAGGACCCGGAAACGCcgagatctgccagctctgccaggaagaaagcagccaaagcaaaaaaaag
- the RUFY3 gene encoding protein RUFY3 isoform X4 encodes MSALTPQSDMPTPTTDKITQAAMETIYLCKFRVSMDGEWLCLRELDDISLTPDPEPTHEDPNYLMANERMNLMNMAKLSIKGLIESALNLGRTLDSDYAPLQQFFVVMEHCLKHGLKAKKTFLGQNKSFWGPLELVEKLVPEAAEITASVKDLPGLKTPVGRGRAWLRLALMQKKLSEYMKALINRKDLLSEFYEPNALMMEEEGAIIAGLLVGLNVIDANFCMKGEDLDSQVGVIDFSMYLKDGNSTKGSEGDGQITAILDQKNYVEELNRHLSATVNNLQAKVDALEKSNTKLTEELAVANNRIITLQEEMERVKEESSYILETNRKVTKDRTADGHALTEARKQLKEETQLRLDVEKELEAQIGMRQEMEIAMKMLEKDVCEKQDALVALRQQLDDLRALKHELSFKLQSSDMGVKQKSELNSRLEEKTNQMAATIKQLEQRLRQAEKDRQLAQQDNRLFKQEFGDKINSLQLEVEELSRQRSHLELELKRERDRWSHSHQRSQENKKGAKNWLRQDGKLKIQEENAKLKQSLREENSVLPHKLPSGAQEEQEQLPGPGNAEICQLCQEESSQSKKKNICKNCGGIFCEACSANELPLPSSINPERVCNPCHQQLIQQYSTSPL; translated from the exons ATGTCTGCTCTGACGCCTCAAAGCGACATGCCAACCCCCACTACAGACAAGATCACTCAGGCTGCCATGGAGACCATCTATCTTTGCAAATTCCGAGTGTCGATGGATGGAGAATGGCTCTGCTTGCGCGAGCTGGACGACATCTCGCTGACACCCGACCCAGAGCCTACCCACGAAG ATCCTAACTATCTCATGGCTAATGAACGCATGAACCTGATGAATATGGCGAAACTGAGTATCAAGGGGTTGATTGAATCAGCGCTTAATCTGGGCAGGACGCTGGACTCTGACTACGCACCTCTTCAGCAGTTCTTCGTTGTGATGGAACATTGCCTTAAACATGGCTTGAAAG CCAAAAAGACTTTTCTTGGACAAAATAAGTCATTTTGGGGACCTCTAGAGCTAGTAGAAAAACTTGTTCCTGAAGCTGCAGAAATCACAGCAAGTGTTAAGGATCTCCCAGGGCTGAA GACACCTGTGGGTAGAGGAAGAGCTTGGCTTCGCCTGGCTCTAATGCAGAAGAAACTTTCAGAATACATGAAAGCCTTGATTAACAGAAAGGATCTTCTCAG TGAGTTTTATGAGCCTAATGCACTGATGATGGAAGAAGAAGGTGCGATCATTGCTGGCCTCCTAGTAGGTTTGAATGTCATCGATGCAAACTTCTGCATGAAAGGAGAAGACCTGGACTCACAG GTTGGAGTTATTGATTTCTCGATGTATTTGAAAGATGGCAACAGCACGAAAGGCAGTGAAGG AGATGGTCAGATAACTGCTATTTTGGACCAGAAGAACTATGTAGAAGAACTCAATAGACATTTAAG tgCTACGGTAAACAACCTACAGGCCAAGGTGGATGCCTTAGAAAAATCCAACACTAAACTGACCGAGGAG CTTGCAGTTGCAAACAACAGGATTATTACACTGCAGGAAGAGATGGAACGGGTTAAAGAGGAAAGCTCTTACATCTTAGAGACCAATCGTAAG GTAACTAAAGACAGAACTGCTGATGGGCATGCACTGACTGAGGCACGAAAACAGTTAAAGGAGGAGACTCAGCTGCGGCTG GATGTGGAGAAAGAGCTGGAGGCACAGATTGGGATGCGACAGGAGATGGAGATAGCCATGAAGATGCTGGAGAAAGATGTTTGCGAGAAGCAAGATGCGCTGGTGGCACTCAGACAGCAACTGGATGATCTCAGGGCCCTAAAGCATGAGCTGTCTTTCAAGCTGCAG AGTTCCGACATGGGAGTGAAACAGAAGAGTGAATTAAACAGCCgcttggaagaaaaaacaaatcagatgGCTGCCACCATCAAACAGCTTGAACAAAG ATTGCGACAGGCAGAGAAGGACCGTCAGTTGGCCCAGCAGGACAACCGTCTCTTCAAGCAGGAGTTCGGGGACAAAATCAACAGCCTCCAGCTAGAAGTGGAAGAGCTCTCCAGGCAGCG GAGCCACCTTGAACTGGAACTGAAGCGGGAAAGAGACAGATGGTCACACAGTCACCAGCGcagccaagaaaacaaaaaaggtgcaAAGAATTGGCTGAGACAG GATGGGAAGCTCAAAATCCAGGAAGAAAACGCTAAACTGAAACAGTCACTAAGAGAGGAGAACAGTGTCCTGCCACACAA GTTACCGAGCGGCGCACAGGAAGAGCAG GAACAGCTGCCAGGACCCGGAAACGCcgagatctgccagctctgccaggaagaaagcagccaaagcaaaaaaaag
- the RUFY3 gene encoding protein RUFY3 isoform X5, which translates to MANERWGEWAYPNYLMANERMNLMNMAKLSIKGLIESALNLGRTLDSDYAPLQQFFVVMEHCLKHGLKAKKTFLGQNKSFWGPLELVEKLVPEAAEITASVKDLPGLKTPVGRGRAWLRLALMQKKLSEYMKALINRKDLLSEFYEPNALMMEEEGAIIAGLLVGLNVIDANFCMKGEDLDSQVGVIDFSMYLKDGNSTKGSEGDGQITAILDQKNYVEELNRHLSATVNNLQAKVDALEKSNTKLTEELAVANNRIITLQEEMERVKEESSYILETNRKVTKDRTADGHALTEARKQLKEETQLRLDVEKELEAQIGMRQEMEIAMKMLEKDVCEKQDALVALRQQLDDLRALKHELSFKLQSSDMGVKQKSELNSRLEEKTNQMAATIKQLEQRLRQAEKDRQLAQQDNRLFKQEFGDKINSLQLEVEELSRQRSHLELELKRERDRWSHSHQRSQENKKGAKNWLRQDGKLKIQEENAKLKQSLREENSVLPHKLPSGAQEEQEQLPGPGNAEICQLCQEESSQSKKKNICKNCGGIFCEACSANELPLPSSINPERVCNPCHQQLIQQYSTSPL; encoded by the exons ATGGCAAATGAGCGCTGGGGAGAGTGGGCAT ATCCTAACTATCTCATGGCTAATGAACGCATGAACCTGATGAATATGGCGAAACTGAGTATCAAGGGGTTGATTGAATCAGCGCTTAATCTGGGCAGGACGCTGGACTCTGACTACGCACCTCTTCAGCAGTTCTTCGTTGTGATGGAACATTGCCTTAAACATGGCTTGAAAG CCAAAAAGACTTTTCTTGGACAAAATAAGTCATTTTGGGGACCTCTAGAGCTAGTAGAAAAACTTGTTCCTGAAGCTGCAGAAATCACAGCAAGTGTTAAGGATCTCCCAGGGCTGAA GACACCTGTGGGTAGAGGAAGAGCTTGGCTTCGCCTGGCTCTAATGCAGAAGAAACTTTCAGAATACATGAAAGCCTTGATTAACAGAAAGGATCTTCTCAG TGAGTTTTATGAGCCTAATGCACTGATGATGGAAGAAGAAGGTGCGATCATTGCTGGCCTCCTAGTAGGTTTGAATGTCATCGATGCAAACTTCTGCATGAAAGGAGAAGACCTGGACTCACAG GTTGGAGTTATTGATTTCTCGATGTATTTGAAAGATGGCAACAGCACGAAAGGCAGTGAAGG AGATGGTCAGATAACTGCTATTTTGGACCAGAAGAACTATGTAGAAGAACTCAATAGACATTTAAG tgCTACGGTAAACAACCTACAGGCCAAGGTGGATGCCTTAGAAAAATCCAACACTAAACTGACCGAGGAG CTTGCAGTTGCAAACAACAGGATTATTACACTGCAGGAAGAGATGGAACGGGTTAAAGAGGAAAGCTCTTACATCTTAGAGACCAATCGTAAG GTAACTAAAGACAGAACTGCTGATGGGCATGCACTGACTGAGGCACGAAAACAGTTAAAGGAGGAGACTCAGCTGCGGCTG GATGTGGAGAAAGAGCTGGAGGCACAGATTGGGATGCGACAGGAGATGGAGATAGCCATGAAGATGCTGGAGAAAGATGTTTGCGAGAAGCAAGATGCGCTGGTGGCACTCAGACAGCAACTGGATGATCTCAGGGCCCTAAAGCATGAGCTGTCTTTCAAGCTGCAG AGTTCCGACATGGGAGTGAAACAGAAGAGTGAATTAAACAGCCgcttggaagaaaaaacaaatcagatgGCTGCCACCATCAAACAGCTTGAACAAAG ATTGCGACAGGCAGAGAAGGACCGTCAGTTGGCCCAGCAGGACAACCGTCTCTTCAAGCAGGAGTTCGGGGACAAAATCAACAGCCTCCAGCTAGAAGTGGAAGAGCTCTCCAGGCAGCG GAGCCACCTTGAACTGGAACTGAAGCGGGAAAGAGACAGATGGTCACACAGTCACCAGCGcagccaagaaaacaaaaaaggtgcaAAGAATTGGCTGAGACAG GATGGGAAGCTCAAAATCCAGGAAGAAAACGCTAAACTGAAACAGTCACTAAGAGAGGAGAACAGTGTCCTGCCACACAA GTTACCGAGCGGCGCACAGGAAGAGCAG GAACAGCTGCCAGGACCCGGAAACGCcgagatctgccagctctgccaggaagaaagcagccaaagcaaaaaaaag
- the RUFY3 gene encoding protein RUFY3 isoform X9, with the protein MSALTPQSDMPTPTTDKITQAAMETIYLCKFRVSMDGEWLCLRELDDISLTPDPEPTHEDSWEDLTDVVEQLRDDTEDPNYLMANERMNLMNMAKLSIKGLIESALNLGRTLDSDYAPLQQFFVVMEHCLKHGLKAKKTFLGQNKSFWGPLELVEKLVPEAAEITASVKDLPGLKTPVGRGRAWLRLALMQKKLSEYMKALINRKDLLSEFYEPNALMMEEEGAIIAGLLVGLNVIDANFCMKGEDLDSQVGVIDFSMYLKDGNSTKGSEGDGQITAILDQKNYVEELNRHLSATVNNLQAKVDALEKSNTKLTEELAVANNRIITLQEEMERVKEESSYILETNRKVTKDRTADGHALTEARKQLKEETQLRLDVEKELEAQIGMRQEMEIAMKMLEKDVCEKQDALVALRQQLDDLRALKHELSFKLQSSDMGVKQKSELNSRLEEKTNQMAATIKQLEQSEKDLVKQAKTLNSAANKLIQKHH; encoded by the exons ATGTCTGCTCTGACGCCTCAAAGCGACATGCCAACCCCCACTACAGACAAGATCACTCAGGCTGCCATGGAGACCATCTATCTTTGCAAATTCCGAGTGTCGATGGATGGAGAATGGCTCTGCTTGCGCGAGCTGGACGACATCTCGCTGACACCCGACCCAGAGCCTACCCACGAAG ACTCTTGGGAGGATTTGACAGATGTGGTGGAGCAATTGCGTGATGATACTGAAG ATCCTAACTATCTCATGGCTAATGAACGCATGAACCTGATGAATATGGCGAAACTGAGTATCAAGGGGTTGATTGAATCAGCGCTTAATCTGGGCAGGACGCTGGACTCTGACTACGCACCTCTTCAGCAGTTCTTCGTTGTGATGGAACATTGCCTTAAACATGGCTTGAAAG CCAAAAAGACTTTTCTTGGACAAAATAAGTCATTTTGGGGACCTCTAGAGCTAGTAGAAAAACTTGTTCCTGAAGCTGCAGAAATCACAGCAAGTGTTAAGGATCTCCCAGGGCTGAA GACACCTGTGGGTAGAGGAAGAGCTTGGCTTCGCCTGGCTCTAATGCAGAAGAAACTTTCAGAATACATGAAAGCCTTGATTAACAGAAAGGATCTTCTCAG TGAGTTTTATGAGCCTAATGCACTGATGATGGAAGAAGAAGGTGCGATCATTGCTGGCCTCCTAGTAGGTTTGAATGTCATCGATGCAAACTTCTGCATGAAAGGAGAAGACCTGGACTCACAG GTTGGAGTTATTGATTTCTCGATGTATTTGAAAGATGGCAACAGCACGAAAGGCAGTGAAGG AGATGGTCAGATAACTGCTATTTTGGACCAGAAGAACTATGTAGAAGAACTCAATAGACATTTAAG tgCTACGGTAAACAACCTACAGGCCAAGGTGGATGCCTTAGAAAAATCCAACACTAAACTGACCGAGGAG CTTGCAGTTGCAAACAACAGGATTATTACACTGCAGGAAGAGATGGAACGGGTTAAAGAGGAAAGCTCTTACATCTTAGAGACCAATCGTAAG GTAACTAAAGACAGAACTGCTGATGGGCATGCACTGACTGAGGCACGAAAACAGTTAAAGGAGGAGACTCAGCTGCGGCTG GATGTGGAGAAAGAGCTGGAGGCACAGATTGGGATGCGACAGGAGATGGAGATAGCCATGAAGATGCTGGAGAAAGATGTTTGCGAGAAGCAAGATGCGCTGGTGGCACTCAGACAGCAACTGGATGATCTCAGGGCCCTAAAGCATGAGCTGTCTTTCAAGCTGCAG AGTTCCGACATGGGAGTGAAACAGAAGAGTGAATTAAACAGCCgcttggaagaaaaaacaaatcagatgGCTGCCACCATCAAACAGCTTGAACAAAG TGAAAAGGATTTGGTGAAACAGGCAAAAACCTTAAATAGTGCAGCAAACAAACTGATCCAGAAACATCATTAG
- the RUFY3 gene encoding protein RUFY3 isoform X8 translates to MSALTPQSDMPTPTTDKITQAAMETIYLCKFRVSMDGEWLCLRELDDISLTPDPEPTHEDPNYLMANERMNLMNMAKLSIKGLIESALNLGRTLDSDYAPLQQFFVVMEHCLKHGLKAKKTFLGQNKSFWGPLELVEKLVPEAAEITASVKDLPGLKTPVGRGRAWLRLALMQKKLSEYMKALINRKDLLSEFYEPNALMMEEEGAIIAGLLVGLNVIDANFCMKGEDLDSQVGVIDFSMYLKDGNSTKGSEGDGQITAILDQKNYVEELNRHLSATVNNLQAKVDALEKSNTKLTEELAVANNRIITLQEEMERVKEESSYILETNRKVTKDRTADGHALTEARKQLKEETQLRLDVEKELEAQIGMRQEMEIAMKMLEKDVCEKQDALVALRQQLDDLRALKHELSFKLQSSDMGVKQKSELNSRLEEKTNQMAATIKQLEQSEKDLVKQAKTLNSAANKLIQKHH, encoded by the exons ATGTCTGCTCTGACGCCTCAAAGCGACATGCCAACCCCCACTACAGACAAGATCACTCAGGCTGCCATGGAGACCATCTATCTTTGCAAATTCCGAGTGTCGATGGATGGAGAATGGCTCTGCTTGCGCGAGCTGGACGACATCTCGCTGACACCCGACCCAGAGCCTACCCACGAAG ATCCTAACTATCTCATGGCTAATGAACGCATGAACCTGATGAATATGGCGAAACTGAGTATCAAGGGGTTGATTGAATCAGCGCTTAATCTGGGCAGGACGCTGGACTCTGACTACGCACCTCTTCAGCAGTTCTTCGTTGTGATGGAACATTGCCTTAAACATGGCTTGAAAG CCAAAAAGACTTTTCTTGGACAAAATAAGTCATTTTGGGGACCTCTAGAGCTAGTAGAAAAACTTGTTCCTGAAGCTGCAGAAATCACAGCAAGTGTTAAGGATCTCCCAGGGCTGAA GACACCTGTGGGTAGAGGAAGAGCTTGGCTTCGCCTGGCTCTAATGCAGAAGAAACTTTCAGAATACATGAAAGCCTTGATTAACAGAAAGGATCTTCTCAG TGAGTTTTATGAGCCTAATGCACTGATGATGGAAGAAGAAGGTGCGATCATTGCTGGCCTCCTAGTAGGTTTGAATGTCATCGATGCAAACTTCTGCATGAAAGGAGAAGACCTGGACTCACAG GTTGGAGTTATTGATTTCTCGATGTATTTGAAAGATGGCAACAGCACGAAAGGCAGTGAAGG AGATGGTCAGATAACTGCTATTTTGGACCAGAAGAACTATGTAGAAGAACTCAATAGACATTTAAG tgCTACGGTAAACAACCTACAGGCCAAGGTGGATGCCTTAGAAAAATCCAACACTAAACTGACCGAGGAG CTTGCAGTTGCAAACAACAGGATTATTACACTGCAGGAAGAGATGGAACGGGTTAAAGAGGAAAGCTCTTACATCTTAGAGACCAATCGTAAG GTAACTAAAGACAGAACTGCTGATGGGCATGCACTGACTGAGGCACGAAAACAGTTAAAGGAGGAGACTCAGCTGCGGCTG GATGTGGAGAAAGAGCTGGAGGCACAGATTGGGATGCGACAGGAGATGGAGATAGCCATGAAGATGCTGGAGAAAGATGTTTGCGAGAAGCAAGATGCGCTGGTGGCACTCAGACAGCAACTGGATGATCTCAGGGCCCTAAAGCATGAGCTGTCTTTCAAGCTGCAG AGTTCCGACATGGGAGTGAAACAGAAGAGTGAATTAAACAGCCgcttggaagaaaaaacaaatcagatgGCTGCCACCATCAAACAGCTTGAACAAAG TGAAAAGGATTTGGTGAAACAGGCAAAAACCTTAAATAGTGCAGCAAACAAACTGATCCAGAAACATCATTAG